A genomic stretch from Pomacea canaliculata isolate SZHN2017 linkage group LG2, ASM307304v1, whole genome shotgun sequence includes:
- the LOC112556146 gene encoding KAT8 regulatory NSL complex subunit 1-like encodes MSGPLPLRLCCMAAMAPALTEAATQAKIKLPDTSSAASVESPVVNGRDFHQPARSNSLSKSEKSPCVVKLPQVVKSQGVLATGSVSHLNGDLRLLASQKSATTVGKLSTVKVSGRFKDLIAGRTSSFQNEVIKTLGYNGKLVQRMNDPSSGLRNEEAENCRRQSQNGSNRLPYGDTFMTDLMGGKQQTELTSGQANQIGATKNMCKGTQEGGRLKSSRNNATRETGGQHAQRPNAPSASATSDAAHGQGLSIYSFVDSVESDANVEKMRAEASKKQAQLERRMEFLLRRLRRVQGRQMEGHVRHQLRHFVAYQQNNLQTVTKPINPSSFTNDGSGDLKAELCSDDAKNLSTAALVDLVHRMQASQAVPASSTRPVPSVKPEVTNVLTMADDVRRETRVTAEKFLMNLHFMQSALDSDATESSSGGESCEEDEVAGHHPTSAPLVRRAEWKWAVERAAVASRWTWLQAQVSDLEYRIRQQSDIYKQIRLAKGPVNLGDPPTPQDLLQHVHRNSIETRIPVSAASLPSSGTEVSPCNVSAVMSNVDRQASRLTQSLGNCLSPATLSPTSSMSSSRPRSTVSSPPLTQNGFVESPFSTSGGETDTAESSPLGQSSDQHLSAAVVDLSPVLDPTCRAARCLPLKHPLRKRKLLRTSGLHLMSRKAARLSTIKCHCHHPVMPCVVCSGRVNNMQPLEPDYMPFRERVALLDSSYHHVLSFPEDVPLSVHFEGLLRSGEWQNKPQVRRHRTEYRRQKCLPSTADNRKTGRQFRKSAASVIISSAKIRSKYEHKTGRKGPPARGKRLGKRAMNAELKRRRAAQFAAMAMKNKSNKTPSETASNYYDTPAASPLSRDQLSASCPGSTMKEVKEVRKRRGESAYDINNIVIPFSMASSIRVEKLQYKEIVTPKWRDLTLDEIPAEIIKVEDHEHKSNGLIAKKSPDEEIEDMSDEVYIERHKVCETEEKKRFSTIVKYPPSRRGRGRSSIGLQSSEISSQDFLVPSSSDIGCQPVSMGTQASLDAGELTGEESQDMRNSRCSTPIPQGSIPTFHLPSNQQDEDSMSCTYGGLSVRQGPITSTAIRERLSVSSNLEDFGTDYIDTRDIRGTEPWPLREFPLTDEEVEQLYMEDMAHSYSLRPSASVAVENMSRAESSASGSQPASPVPSSTSASALGDNDAADPEWVAEGDPPRKLQKLAKR; translated from the exons atgtcggGCCCACTGCCACTGAGGCTATGCTGCATGGCCGCGATGGCTCCCGCGCTGACTGAGGCGGCTACACAGGCGAAGATTAAATTGCCCGACACCAGCAGTGCGGCGTCAGTAGAGTCCCCAGTTGTTAACGGACGGGATTTTCACCAACCTGCACGCAGTAATTCACTGAGTAAATCAGAGAAGAGTCCTTGTGTTGTGAAATTACCACAGGTTGTAAAGTCCCAGGGAGTCCTGGCGACTGGTTCTGTATCGCACCTGAACGGGGATCTCAGATTACTGGCGTCACAGAAGTCAGCAACAACTGTTGGCAAACTCAGTACAGTCAAAGTATCTGGAAGATTTAAAGATCTCATCGCCGGCCGAACCAGCTCCTTTCAGAACGAGGTGATCAAAACACTTGGTTATAACGGAAAGCTAGTGCAAAGAATGAATGATCCATCGTCTGGACTAAGAAATGAGGAAGCCGAAAATTGTCGCAGGCAATCACAAAATGGGTCAAACAGACTGCCTTATGGCGACACATTTATGACGGATTTGATGGGAGGCAAACAGCAAACAGAACTTACTAGTGGTCAGGCTAATCAGATTGGGGCGACAAAAAATATGTGCAAGGGTACGCAAGAGGGAGGTAGGCTTAAGAGCAGCAGGAACAATGCCACCCGCGAGACCGGCGGGCAGCATGCCCAGAGACCGAACGCACCCTCGGCATCTGCAACATCAGATGCGGCTCATGGGCAGGGCTTATCGATTTACTCTTTCGTAGATAGTGTCGAAAGTGATGCTAATGTGGAAAAAATGCGCGCTGAGGCCAGCAAGAAACAGGCACAGTTGGAAAGACGAATGGAGTTCCTCTTGCGTCGTTTACGTAGGGTTCAAGGTCGACAAATGGAAGGTCATGTGCGACATCAACTCAGGCACTTCGTTGCCTACCAGCAAAACAACCTCCAGACTGTTACAAAACCGATTAATCCGTCCAGTTTTACGAACGATGGGAGCGGGGATCTCAAAGCAGAACTGTGCAGTGATGACGCGAAAAACTTGTCGACCGCTGCTCTGGTCGACTTGGTACATAGGATGCAAGCTTCTCAGGCCGTGCCAGCCTCCAGCACGCGTCCCGTGCCTTCCGTCAAGCCCGAGGTGACAAATGTATTGACGATGGCAGACGATGTCCGCAGAGAGACAAGAGTGACTGCTGAAAAGTTCCTTATGAATCTCCACTTCATGCAGTCAGCTTTGGACTCTGATGCCACAGAGAGCAGCTCAGGGGGGGAGAGCTGTGAGGAGGATGAGGTAGCAGGTCATCATCCTACTTCTGCACCACT GGTGCGGAGAGCTGAGTGGAAATGGGCAGTGGAGCGTGCAGCGGTCGCTTCCCGATGGACGTGGCTACAGGCCCAAGTGTCTGACCTGGAGTATCGCATTCGCCAGCAAAGTGACATCTATAAACAGATTCGTCTTGCCAAGGGACCTGTAAACCTAGGAGATCCTCCCACACCTCAGGACCTCCTGCAGCATGTTCACCGAAACTCCATAGAAACCCGAATACCTGTCAGTGCGGCATCTTTGCCCTCTAGTGGCACAGAAGTGTCTCCATGCAATGTGTCGGCTGTGATGTCCAATGTTGATAGGCAAGCCAGCCGACTAACTCAGTCTCTAGGAAACTGTTTGTCACCAGCTACATTGAGCCCAACTTCCTCCATGAGTAGTTCCCGCCCAAGGTCCACAGTTTCTTCACCGCCTCTGACACAAAATGGTTTTGTTGAGTCTCCTTTTAGCACCAGTGGAGGTGAGACAGACACCGCTGAAAGCAGCCCTCTTGGACAGTCTAGTGATCAGCATCTGTCTGCTGCAGTAGTAGATTTGAGTCCTGTCTTGGATCCTACCTGCCGGGCAGCGCGTTGTTTGCCTCTGAAGCATCCTTTGCGGAAACGTAAATTGTTGAGGACTAGTGGTTTGCATTTAATGTCTCGTAAGGCTGCACGCTTGTCTACAATCAAATGCCACTGTCATCATCCAGTGATgccgtgtgtggtgtgtagcGGACGTGTAAACAACATGCAGCCTTTGGAACCAGACTACATGCCTTTTCGAGAGCGTGTTGCACTTCTTGACTCATCTTACCACCATGTTCTTTCATTTCCTGAag ATGTTCCACTTTCTGTTCACTTTGAGGGTTTGTTGCGATCTGGTGAGTGGCAGAACAAACCTCAAGTCCGTCGCCATAGAACAGAATACAG ACGTCAGAAATGTTTGCCAAGCACAGCAGACAACAGGAAGACCGGGCGACAGTTTAGAAAGAGTGCTGCCTCTGTGATCATCTCATCAGCCA AAATCCGCAGCAAATATGAACACAAAACAGGACGAAAGGGGCCACCAGCTCGAGGGAAGAGGCTTGGAAAGCGAGCCATGAACGCTGAGCTGAAACGCCGCAGGGCTGCACAGTTTGCAGCCATGG CAATGAAGAACAAGAGCAATAAGACACCTAGCGAGACTGCTAGCAATTACTACGACACTCCAGCAGCCTCACCTCTGTCGCGTGATCAGCTTTCAGCCAGTTGCCCTGGTTCAACCATGAAAGAAGTCAAAGAAGTCCGAAAACGTCGCGGAGAAAGTGCCTATGACATCAACAATATTGTCATTCCATTCAGCATGGCTTCTTCAATCCGTGTGGAGAAACTACAGTACAAAGAGATTGTGACCCCTAA GTGGCGAGATCTGACTTTAGACGAGATCCcagcagaaatcatcaaagttGAAGATCACGAACACAAGTCAAATGGACTCATTGCGAAAAAATCTCCTGATGAAGAG ATTGAAGACATGTCAGATGAGGTCTACATTGAACGACACAAGGTGTGCGAGACAGAGGAAAAGAAGCGGTTTTCCACCATTGTAAAATACCCACCATCGCGCAGGGGCCGTGGCCGCTCTAGCATTGGGCTACAGTCATCTGAAATCAGCAGTCAAGACTTCCTTGTTCCATCAAGTTCTGACATTGGCTGTCAGCCAGTGTCGATGGGAACTCAAGCCAGCCTGGATGCTGGAGAACTCACAGGGGAAGAGTCACAGGATATGCGAAACAGCAGATGCAGCACACCCATTCCACAGGGATCCATCCCCACTTTTCATCTGCCCTCCAATCAGCAGGATGAGGACAGCATGAGCTGCACATATGGTGGGTTATCTGTCCGCCAAGGGCCTATTACCAGTACTGCTATACGAGAGCGGCTGAGTGTCAGCTCCAACCTGGAAGACTTTGGTACAGATTACATTGATACCAGAGATATTCGGGGCACGGAACCTTGGCCGCTTCGCGAGTTCCCACTGACAGATGAAGAAGTCGAGCAGCTGTATATGGAGGACATGGCACACTCCTACAGCCTTCGACCATCGGCCAGCGTTGCAGTGGAAAACATGAGCAGAGCTGAATCATCTGCCTCGGGAAGTCAGCCAGCATCACCCGTACCATCTAGTACATCTGCATCAGCCCTGGGAGACAACGATGCAGCTGACCCAGAATGGGTTGCAGAAGGAGATCCACCCAGAAAGTTGCAGAAGCTAGCAAAGAGATGA